A section of the Arcobacter roscoffensis genome encodes:
- a CDS encoding XdhC family protein — protein MFSNKQNIKFLQKSKQNRNDIVCINILDYKNSSYQKSEYSMFVNSNFETIGFDNLKRLENYILTLVDDVIKSRQGRYVIFDLKSESSVVHTWEKDFLNDSYVKCWVEPFYYEDDYACIGEAFENSQKGINNTLVRSIKHKNAYCFFPNFDEKDNHFNTNKNLFYQRIETPLKLFIFGVSKQSEELVKVSNYLGWHTTVCDIRGKNFRNYKLADELLILDSYESAYKLKEKEFDAVVVINASSNKEYIKAALGLNVSHIAILNSNKKVKQIIDEYHMEENIIEDKRVHHISKAQYDSIETAAFKVCALVQNRRKDEKGKEHEFN, from the coding sequence ATGTTTAGTAACAAACAAAATATAAAATTTTTACAAAAGTCAAAACAAAATAGAAATGACATAGTTTGTATCAATATCTTAGATTACAAAAATAGTTCATATCAAAAAAGTGAATACTCAATGTTTGTAAATAGTAACTTTGAAACTATAGGTTTTGACAATCTAAAAAGATTAGAAAACTATATCTTAACTTTAGTTGATGATGTAATAAAATCAAGACAAGGTAGATATGTAATCTTTGATTTAAAAAGTGAAAGTAGTGTGGTTCACACATGGGAGAAAGATTTTTTAAATGATAGTTATGTGAAATGTTGGGTCGAGCCATTTTATTATGAGGATGATTATGCTTGTATCGGTGAAGCTTTTGAAAACTCACAAAAAGGAATAAATAATACTTTAGTAAGGTCAATTAAGCATAAAAATGCATATTGTTTTTTCCCAAATTTTGATGAAAAAGATAACCATTTTAATACAAACAAGAATCTATTTTATCAAAGAATAGAAACTCCTTTAAAACTTTTTATATTTGGAGTGTCAAAACAAAGTGAAGAGTTAGTTAAAGTTTCAAACTATCTTGGGTGGCATACAACAGTTTGTGATATAAGAGGTAAAAACTTCAGAAACTATAAACTCGCTGATGAACTTTTAATACTTGATTCATATGAGAGTGCATATAAACTAAAAGAAAAAGAGTTTGATGCCGTAGTTGTGATAAATGCAAGTTCTAATAAAGAATATATAAAAGCTGCACTTGGTTTAAATGTAAGTCATATTGCTATTTTAAACTCTAATAAAAAAGTAAAACAGATAATCGATGAATATCATATGGAAGAAAATATCATAGAAGATAAAAGAGTTCATCATATAAGTAAAGCTCAATATGACAGTATAGAAACAGCAGCATTTAAAGTCTGTGCTTTGGTTCAAAATAGAAGAAAAGATGAGAAAGGAAAAGAACATGAATTTAATTAG
- a CDS encoding bifunctional folylpolyglutamate synthase/dihydrofolate synthase, producing MTTDLKKANLEEFLKYKTLYYDKIDFSTVRNSWDILSQEIKLPFVIHIVGTNGKGSTGRFLSHYLYKKNYKTLHYSSPHIVKFNERIWINGSDVSDLKLDEAHRFLQDIYDIELLSKLTYFEYTTLLAIYLSKDMDYLVLEAGLGGEFDATNVVPSDLSLITTIDLDHQSFLGNTVEEIAITKMRSVDTKMLVGYQIHDSVKQSAFEVQRQIKDERNKDISIEFLEEFNKYNLKESFASYLKRNLHLVIKCLEELHIDIDLSLFEDVKLFGRCQKIASNITIDVGHNPLAARVLKEEFKNKEITLIYNSYADKDYEEVLKILKPIIKEIIIIDIDDNRMVEKNNLLKIIKDLNIINIPSIEINENKEYLVFGSFLVVEKFLSMIGFNEK from the coding sequence ATGACTACAGATTTAAAAAAAGCTAATCTTGAAGAGTTTTTGAAATACAAAACTCTTTATTATGACAAAATAGATTTCAGTACAGTAAGAAATTCTTGGGATATTTTAAGTCAAGAAATAAAACTTCCTTTTGTGATACATATTGTAGGAACAAATGGAAAAGGAAGTACTGGAAGATTCTTATCTCACTATTTATATAAAAAAAATTACAAAACACTACACTACAGCTCTCCTCATATCGTAAAATTTAATGAAAGAATTTGGATAAATGGAAGTGATGTAAGTGATTTAAAACTTGATGAAGCTCATAGATTTTTACAAGATATATATGATATTGAACTACTTTCTAAACTTACATATTTTGAATATACAACACTACTAGCTATATACTTATCAAAAGATATGGATTATTTAGTTTTAGAAGCTGGACTTGGAGGAGAATTTGATGCTACAAATGTAGTACCAAGTGATTTATCTTTGATTACTACTATTGATTTAGATCATCAAAGTTTCTTAGGAAATACAGTTGAAGAAATAGCTATTACAAAAATGCGTTCAGTTGATACTAAAATGCTAGTTGGTTACCAAATTCATGATAGTGTAAAACAAAGTGCTTTTGAAGTGCAAAGACAAATTAAAGATGAAAGAAATAAAGACATAAGTATAGAATTTCTTGAAGAATTTAATAAATATAACTTAAAAGAGAGTTTTGCATCATATTTAAAAAGAAATTTACACTTAGTTATAAAATGTTTAGAAGAGTTACACATCGATATTGACTTATCTTTATTTGAGGATGTAAAACTTTTTGGAAGATGTCAAAAAATTGCTTCAAATATCACTATTGATGTGGGGCACAATCCCCTCGCTGCAAGGGTTTTGAAAGAAGAATTTAAAAATAAAGAAATTACTTTAATTTATAATTCTTATGCGGATAAAGATTATGAGGAAGTTTTAAAAATATTAAAACCAATAATTAAAGAGATAATTATAATAGATATTGATGATAATAGGATGGTTGAAAAAAATAATTTATTGAAAATTATAAAAGATTTAAATATAATAAATATTCCAAGTATAGAAATAAACGAAAATAAAGAGTATTTAGTATTTGGTTCTTTCTTAGTTGTAGAGAAATTTTTATCAATGATTGGTTTTAATGAAAAATAG
- a CDS encoding M23 family metallopeptidase produces the protein MKNRLIITVSDIKGTKSYNLHQFIKKILLFVIIGILVIIAGSFAFISYLSNEVDEVRKDKENELKVLTQKEEKLVAQNKFYSMQIKSKIKDIDELSSKLDEIHTIIGVDKDATTEEITKKTLEAMNINKRRYTLRVIPNGKPLDKITTSSGFGYRIHPITKKRQFHRGLDIPANRKTPVRVTADGVVEYVQAANRGSYGRVIRINHNFGFKTVYAHLNKTMVKVGQIVKKGEIIGLSGNSGRSSGPHLHYEVRYANKVLNPKKFIKWNLNNYDYIFKNERRVQWESLISLIRDQHQMEQQ, from the coding sequence ATGAAAAATAGATTAATAATTACTGTTTCAGATATAAAAGGTACAAAGTCATATAATTTACATCAGTTTATAAAAAAAATACTTTTATTTGTTATTATAGGTATATTAGTTATAATTGCAGGAAGTTTTGCTTTTATATCTTATTTAAGTAATGAAGTAGATGAAGTTAGAAAAGATAAAGAGAATGAATTAAAGGTTTTAACTCAAAAAGAGGAAAAACTTGTAGCTCAAAATAAATTTTACTCTATGCAAATAAAAAGTAAAATAAAAGATATTGATGAGTTAAGTTCAAAACTTGATGAAATTCATACTATAATTGGTGTTGATAAAGATGCTACAACAGAAGAGATTACTAAAAAAACTCTTGAAGCGATGAATATAAATAAAAGAAGATATACTTTAAGGGTTATTCCAAATGGAAAACCTTTAGATAAGATAACTACATCTTCTGGTTTTGGTTATAGAATACATCCTATTACTAAAAAAAGACAGTTTCATAGAGGTTTAGATATACCTGCTAATAGAAAAACACCAGTTAGGGTTACAGCTGATGGTGTAGTTGAATATGTTCAAGCAGCAAATAGAGGTTCTTATGGAAGAGTTATTAGAATAAACCATAACTTTGGCTTTAAAACTGTATATGCTCACTTAAATAAAACAATGGTTAAAGTTGGACAAATAGTAAAAAAAGGCGAGATTATAGGACTTAGTGGAAACTCAGGTCGAAGCTCAGGCCCTCACTTACACTATGAAGTAAGATATGCAAACAAAGTTTTAAATCCGAAAAAGTTCATCAAATGGAACTTAAACAATTATGATTACATCTTTAAAAATGAGAGGAGAGTGCAATGGGAGTCTTTAATAAGTCTAATAAGGGATCAACATCAAATGGAGCAACAGTAG
- the lptE gene encoding LPS assembly lipoprotein LptE codes for MKSMNNVRKVLFVLFTLLSTSFILNGCGYKPSTYYAKKELGQKVFVKLFVDLKDPRNAVIIKDSLNQVLLQKLNTNLVYDEALADTIMKIKIGSVNMQELQYDKEGYNKLYRALVTLNIQYNKVNEQVKNISLEGEHNFSIDDGTTITDTKRFEAIKSAANDALDEFLSKLAVHSFDK; via the coding sequence ATGAAAAGTATGAATAATGTAAGGAAAGTACTATTCGTACTTTTCACTTTATTATCTACATCTTTTATTTTAAATGGATGTGGATACAAACCCTCAACATATTATGCTAAAAAAGAGTTAGGTCAAAAGGTTTTTGTAAAGTTATTTGTAGACTTAAAAGACCCTAGAAATGCTGTGATTATTAAAGATTCACTAAATCAAGTATTACTTCAAAAGTTGAATACTAATTTAGTATATGATGAAGCTTTAGCTGATACTATTATGAAAATAAAAATTGGTTCAGTAAATATGCAAGAGTTACAGTATGATAAAGAAGGGTACAACAAACTTTATAGAGCCCTTGTTACACTTAATATTCAGTACAATAAAGTAAATGAACAAGTAAAAAATATCTCTTTAGAAGGGGAGCATAACTTCTCTATTGATGATGGTACAACTATTACAGATACAAAAAGATTTGAAGCTATTAAAAGTGCTGCAAATGATGCTTTAGATGAGTTCTTATCAAAGTTAGCCGTACACTCTTTTGATAAGTAG
- the secD gene encoding protein translocase subunit SecD — protein MKIFNYRLIIFALSIIFGVVFSIPSLMQTDSGKKISLGLDLQGGLHMLLGVNTHEAVTSKIKTIATSVKYFTDDEDILIDSLAIDEESITFTVLDPDELARMDEMLAKIKGLEISKVNTDYTVKLTSEEIERTKDLSVSQAVETIRNRLDQFGLAEPTVVRQGTTDIVVQLPGIKTAEDEKAARELISKPANLELMAIDEVRADQVYTMSEAEASQYGDIILEDTKNAAVKYLVKEIPILSGSQVIDAQVAFDTANQPIINFTLNSSGARIFGDFTGKNVGSRLAVVLDGKVYSAPNIRERIGGGSGQISGGFTVQEAGNVAIALRSGALPASVKLLEKRSVGPSLGADSIKASTIALVSGFIIVFIFMIVYYRRAGIIANIALVTNIFIIISVMAMFGATLTLPGMAGIVLTVGMAVDANVIIGERIRELLKQGVSVPKAIEDGYSNAMRAILDANITTLLVAVILYAYGTGPIKGFAITISIGILASMLTAILGTHGIYEALASKISKDKDLKKWFGVK, from the coding sequence TTGAAAATCTTTAATTATAGACTTATAATATTTGCATTAAGTATTATTTTTGGTGTTGTTTTTTCAATTCCCTCACTTATGCAAACAGATAGCGGTAAAAAAATCTCATTAGGACTTGATTTACAAGGTGGATTACATATGCTTTTAGGTGTTAATACACATGAAGCAGTAACATCTAAAATCAAAACAATAGCAACTTCAGTTAAATATTTTACAGATGATGAAGATATTTTAATAGATAGTTTAGCTATTGATGAAGAATCTATTACATTTACAGTTTTAGACCCTGATGAATTAGCTAGAATGGATGAAATGTTAGCCAAGATTAAAGGTCTTGAAATTTCAAAAGTAAATACAGATTATACTGTAAAACTAACAAGTGAAGAAATTGAAAGAACAAAAGACTTATCAGTATCTCAAGCTGTTGAGACTATTAGAAATAGACTTGATCAGTTTGGTTTAGCAGAGCCTACAGTTGTAAGACAAGGTACTACTGATATTGTTGTTCAATTACCAGGTATTAAAACAGCAGAAGATGAAAAAGCTGCAAGAGAACTTATCTCAAAACCTGCAAACTTAGAACTTATGGCTATTGATGAAGTAAGAGCTGATCAAGTATATACTATGAGTGAGGCAGAGGCTTCTCAATATGGTGATATTATCTTAGAAGATACAAAAAATGCAGCAGTTAAATACCTTGTAAAAGAAATACCTATTTTAAGTGGTTCTCAAGTAATAGATGCACAAGTTGCATTTGATACAGCAAACCAGCCAATTATTAACTTTACACTAAATTCAAGTGGAGCTAGAATTTTTGGTGACTTTACAGGTAAAAATGTAGGTAGTAGATTAGCTGTTGTTTTAGATGGAAAAGTTTACTCAGCTCCAAATATCAGAGAAAGAATTGGTGGTGGAAGTGGTCAAATCTCAGGTGGATTTACTGTACAAGAAGCTGGAAATGTTGCAATTGCTTTAAGAAGTGGTGCTTTACCAGCATCTGTTAAACTTTTAGAGAAAAGAAGTGTAGGACCATCACTTGGTGCTGATTCTATTAAAGCTTCTACTATTGCTTTAGTTTCTGGATTTATTATAGTATTTATCTTCATGATTGTTTACTATAGAAGAGCAGGTATCATTGCAAATATTGCACTTGTTACAAATATTTTTATTATCATTTCTGTAATGGCAATGTTTGGAGCAACTCTTACACTTCCTGGTATGGCAGGTATTGTATTAACTGTAGGTATGGCAGTTGATGCCAATGTAATTATTGGTGAGAGAATTAGAGAGTTATTAAAGCAAGGTGTTTCTGTACCAAAAGCAATTGAAGATGGATATTCAAATGCAATGAGAGCTATTTTAGATGCAAATATCACTACACTTTTAGTTGCTGTGATTTTATATGCATATGGAACAGGTCCTATTAAAGGATTTGCTATTACAATTTCTATTGGTATTTTAGCTTCTATGTTAACTGCAATTTTAGGTACTCATGGTATTTATGAAGCCTTAGCTAGTAAAATCTCAAAAGATAAAGACTTAAAAAAATGGTTTGGAGTTAAATAA
- the secF gene encoding protein translocase subunit SecF: MEFFKSDKIYNFMGKRLPFLGFSSLLVIASLVILFTKGLNFGIDFAGGTLVQVQYEQKAPIDKIRDVLNETKYKGSSITEFGTPEEVVIRITNTSPDIANDISDEMHKILDSTGSFEVRRVDMVGPKVGNELREKGLMALGLSLIVILIYVSFRFEWRFAVASILALAHDVTIALGAIALVGVEVNLDILAAILTILGYSLNDTIIVFDRIREGVQTSKESILDKVVNESVSKTLSRTTLTSLTTFFVVVTLYLFGGEIINGFAFTMLVGIIVGTYSSIFIAASFLVQLKFSISDYRAKEAEKLKKQKEKDKLRAMYEQGTV; encoded by the coding sequence ATGGAATTTTTTAAATCAGATAAAATTTATAACTTTATGGGTAAGAGACTTCCTTTTTTAGGGTTCTCTTCACTTCTTGTTATTGCTTCACTTGTAATACTATTTACAAAAGGTCTTAACTTTGGTATTGACTTTGCTGGTGGTACTTTAGTTCAAGTTCAATATGAGCAAAAAGCTCCTATTGATAAAATAAGAGATGTTTTAAATGAAACTAAATACAAAGGTTCATCTATTACTGAGTTTGGAACTCCTGAAGAAGTTGTAATTAGAATTACAAATACATCTCCTGATATTGCAAATGATATTAGTGATGAAATGCACAAAATCTTAGATTCAACTGGAAGCTTTGAAGTAAGAAGAGTTGACATGGTTGGACCTAAAGTTGGTAATGAACTAAGAGAAAAAGGTTTAATGGCTTTAGGTTTATCTCTTATAGTAATTTTGATTTATGTATCATTTAGATTTGAATGGAGATTTGCCGTAGCTTCTATTTTGGCTTTAGCACATGATGTTACTATTGCATTGGGAGCTATTGCACTTGTGGGTGTAGAGGTAAACTTAGATATTTTAGCAGCTATTCTTACGATCCTTGGATATTCTCTAAACGATACAATTATTGTATTTGATAGAATTAGAGAGGGAGTTCAAACATCTAAAGAGAGTATTCTTGATAAAGTTGTAAATGAATCAGTAAGTAAAACACTTTCTAGAACAACACTTACGTCATTAACAACATTCTTTGTTGTTGTAACACTTTATTTATTTGGTGGAGAGATTATCAATGGATTCGCATTTACAATGCTTGTAGGTATTATTGTAGGTACTTATTCATCTATTTTTATTGCTGCATCATTCTTAGTTCAGTTAAAATTCTCAATTTCTGATTATAGAGCTAAAGAAGCAGAAAAATTAAAAAAACAAAAAGAAAAAGATAAGCTAAGAGCTATGTACGAGCAGGGTACAGTTTAA
- a CDS encoding bactofilin family protein — translation MGVFNKSNKGSTSNGATVVAAGTCIIGGISTKGTVHIDGKFEGVILEADVISIGTEGEVIGDIKANNLVVNGLFDGKIDCNEVQILEEGRVIGEMRYNELVIDPKGKFEGRGIRKNSELKSRYNEIEQKINNIVVGPSAIAHDKS, via the coding sequence ATGGGAGTCTTTAATAAGTCTAATAAGGGATCAACATCAAATGGAGCAACAGTAGTTGCTGCAGGCACTTGTATAATAGGTGGTATTAGTACAAAAGGTACTGTGCATATTGATGGAAAATTTGAAGGTGTTATTTTAGAAGCTGATGTTATATCAATAGGAACAGAAGGTGAGGTTATTGGAGATATAAAAGCCAATAATTTAGTTGTAAATGGCCTTTTTGATGGAAAAATTGATTGTAATGAAGTTCAGATTTTAGAAGAGGGACGAGTTATAGGTGAGATGAGATATAACGAACTTGTAATTGATCCAAAGGGTAAATTTGAGGGAAGAGGAATTAGAAAAAATTCTGAATTAAAAAGTAGATATAACGAGATTGAACAAAAAATCAATAATATTGTAGTTGGTCCATCAGCAATTGCTCATGATAAATCTTAA
- the leuS gene encoding leucine--tRNA ligase has protein sequence MEYNSKHVEQKWQNFWSENKSFEPSDEQTKDKKYILSMFPYPSGRIHMGHVRNYCLGDAFARFYRKENYNVLHPIGWDSFGMPAENAAIKHNLHPKKWTYENIDYMRDELRALGLSFSESREFATSDELYTRWEQEFIIKMFEEGLLYRKSTTVNWCPHDLTVLANEQLEEGCCWRCGTEVVQKEMPGYYVGITKYAQELLDDLSSLEDTWPSQVLTMQENWIGRSEGLEFEFELSKDSRYKLNREFKKYSVFTTRPDTIYGVSYSALAPEHPIVKYIVDNKLLPEKKINAIKAMQKVSERDRATQDKEGVSLEIDVIHPLTGENIPVWVANFVLASYGGGAVMAVPAHDQRDFEFASQYDLAIKQVIQGSEGLIENPSEAFTGEGELINSESFTGLKNTKAKKAIIYHFEQNSIGTKKVNFKLRDWGVSRQRYWGAPIPFVHCDDCGLVAEKSENLPIALPEDVEITGEGNPLDTHPTWKHTTCPCCGKPAVRETDTLDTFVQSSWYFLRYATNPKVWNEEGISKADSDYWMDVDQYIGGIEHAILHLLYARFFTKVLNDLGYTNSREPFKRLLTQGMVLKDGAKMSKSKGNVVDPDLIVEKYGADTARMFILFAAPPTKELEWNDSAVEGSFKFIKKFYERASNVTAKGIEEFKNIDHSSLSKEEKEARRKVYEALQKSNDVFEKTYAFNTLIAASMEAMNALQAQNNEAVWAEGYYILTNILEPVIPHACWDLANGLFQRENFNNSLEVKEEVFALDSIALAVTINGKKRAEIEVSPDASKEDILAQAKEVASKWLEGKDIIKEIVVPNKLVNLVIKG, from the coding sequence ATGGAGTATAATTCAAAACACGTTGAGCAAAAGTGGCAAAACTTTTGGTCAGAAAATAAATCATTTGAACCAAGTGATGAGCAAACAAAAGACAAGAAATATATCTTAAGTATGTTTCCATATCCAAGTGGTAGAATCCATATGGGACATGTTAGAAACTACTGTCTAGGTGACGCATTTGCTAGATTTTATAGAAAAGAAAACTATAATGTTTTACATCCAATTGGATGGGATAGTTTTGGTATGCCAGCAGAAAATGCAGCTATTAAGCATAATCTTCATCCGAAAAAATGGACTTATGAAAATATTGATTACATGAGAGATGAGCTTAGAGCACTTGGATTATCTTTTAGTGAATCAAGAGAATTTGCTACATCTGATGAATTATACACAAGATGGGAACAAGAGTTTATCATCAAAATGTTTGAAGAAGGACTTTTATACAGAAAGTCAACTACTGTAAACTGGTGTCCACATGACTTAACAGTTTTAGCAAATGAGCAACTTGAAGAGGGTTGTTGTTGGAGATGTGGAACTGAAGTTGTTCAAAAAGAGATGCCTGGATATTATGTAGGTATTACTAAATATGCTCAAGAATTACTTGATGATTTATCTTCATTAGAAGACACTTGGCCTTCTCAAGTTTTAACTATGCAAGAAAACTGGATAGGAAGAAGTGAAGGTTTAGAGTTTGAATTTGAGTTATCAAAAGATTCTAGATACAAGCTTAATAGAGAGTTTAAAAAATATTCAGTATTTACAACTAGACCAGATACAATTTATGGTGTTTCTTATTCAGCATTAGCACCAGAACATCCAATTGTAAAATATATAGTTGATAACAAATTACTTCCAGAGAAAAAAATCAATGCTATTAAAGCAATGCAAAAAGTAAGTGAAAGAGATAGAGCAACACAAGATAAAGAAGGTGTTTCTTTAGAGATTGATGTAATCCATCCTTTAACTGGCGAAAATATTCCTGTATGGGTTGCTAACTTTGTATTAGCTTCTTATGGTGGTGGTGCTGTAATGGCTGTACCTGCTCATGACCAAAGAGACTTTGAGTTTGCAAGTCAATATGACTTAGCAATCAAACAAGTTATCCAAGGAAGTGAAGGTCTTATTGAAAACCCAAGTGAAGCATTTACAGGGGAAGGTGAGCTTATCAATTCTGAAAGCTTTACTGGACTTAAAAATACAAAAGCTAAAAAAGCTATTATTTACCATTTTGAACAAAACTCAATTGGTACTAAAAAAGTAAACTTCAAACTTAGAGATTGGGGAGTTTCAAGACAAAGATATTGGGGAGCACCAATTCCATTTGTTCACTGTGATGATTGTGGATTAGTTGCTGAAAAATCAGAAAACTTACCTATTGCTTTACCTGAAGATGTTGAAATAACAGGTGAGGGAAATCCTCTTGATACTCATCCAACTTGGAAGCATACAACTTGTCCATGTTGTGGTAAACCAGCAGTAAGAGAAACTGATACTTTAGATACATTTGTACAGTCTTCTTGGTACTTCTTAAGATATGCAACAAATCCAAAAGTTTGGAATGAAGAGGGTATTTCAAAAGCTGATTCTGACTACTGGATGGATGTTGATCAGTACATTGGTGGTATTGAGCACGCTATCTTACACCTTCTATATGCAAGATTTTTTACAAAAGTATTAAATGATTTAGGATATACAAACTCAAGAGAGCCATTTAAAAGATTACTTACTCAAGGTATGGTACTTAAAGATGGTGCTAAGATGTCAAAATCTAAGGGAAATGTAGTTGATCCTGATTTAATCGTAGAAAAATATGGAGCTGATACAGCTAGAATGTTTATTTTATTTGCTGCACCTCCTACAAAAGAGCTTGAGTGGAATGATTCTGCTGTTGAAGGTTCATTTAAATTCATCAAAAAGTTCTATGAAAGAGCTTCAAATGTAACGGCTAAGGGTATTGAAGAGTTTAAAAATATTGATCACTCATCATTATCAAAAGAAGAAAAAGAAGCAAGAAGAAAAGTATATGAAGCACTTCAAAAGTCAAATGATGTATTTGAAAAAACATATGCTTTCAATACTTTAATTGCAGCTTCAATGGAAGCTATGAATGCACTTCAAGCACAAAACAATGAAGCTGTATGGGCAGAAGGTTATTACATCCTTACAAATATTTTAGAGCCTGTAATTCCTCATGCTTGTTGGGATTTAGCAAATGGCTTATTCCAAAGAGAAAACTTCAATAACTCTTTAGAAGTGAAAGAAGAAGTATTTGCTTTAGATTCAATTGCACTTGCTGTTACAATTAATGGTAAGAAAAGAGCAGAAATAGAAGTATCACCTGATGCTTCAAAAGAAGATATTTTAGCTCAAGCTAAAGAAGTAGCTTCTAAATGGCTTGAAGGTAAAGATATAATCAAAGAGATTGTAGTACCAAATAAATTAGTAAACTTAGTTATAAAGGGATAA
- a CDS encoding DUF6394 family protein translates to MDWGKVTYIFFSLMSLTTTAGFLYEPNAIALFIAAGVNVISTILKVGVRNLLAAELLASSLVADLHLIPAFMVLTFMHDLPLAISLAIGAVVANVFSIALALIESAKIQEKDDF, encoded by the coding sequence ATGGATTGGGGTAAAGTAACTTATATTTTCTTTTCACTAATGTCACTTACTACAACTGCAGGTTTTCTTTATGAGCCAAATGCAATAGCTTTATTTATTGCAGCAGGAGTAAATGTAATATCAACGATTCTAAAAGTTGGGGTTAGAAATCTTCTTGCAGCAGAGTTGTTGGCAAGTTCATTAGTTGCTGATTTACACCTAATTCCAGCATTTATGGTATTAACTTTCATGCACGACTTACCACTTGCTATCTCCCTTGCAATTGGTGCAGTAGTAGCAAACGTTTTCTCAATAGCTTTAGCTTTAATTGAGAGTGCAAAAATTCAAGAGAAGGACGACTTTTAA